From one Microbulbifer sp. A4B17 genomic stretch:
- a CDS encoding BCCT family transporter: MSSHFREIIDKPTFFGSLALLLAVTIPLVLFPEVGAAWVLAAKGFVTDKLGVFYLALGVGAILFMVYIVFSDIGQIKLGTPEENPEFSTISWASMLFCAGIGASILYWSMVEWIYYYQTPPFQVEGGTPEAARWAVAYGIFHWGPLAWSIYLIPALPIAYFYYVRNHSVLKISEALMPVLGEQRAQGWIGKLIDVLFIFGMLGGGATTLGIAAPLITQGAHELLGVPTGLVTQVVVLMICTAIFGYSAFVGLKKGIRALSSLNMWLSIVLLLFVFLVGPTLFMLNTGLDALGRVLDNIFHMAAWTEPFAEFEQFPDTHFPQDWTIFYWAWWLVFAPSVGLFIARISRGRTIKTMVVGSIFYGTLGCFLFFMVLGNYGVYLQFSGELDVVEMLNEQGATAAIFATLKTLPGSKLVILVYTVLALIFTATTFDSISYILAAVVQKEVDEEPARWNRLFWAFALSLMPITLLFLGGLDTLQTASVIGGVPLLVVALLLCISIVKAAHYDLRYQPSYEEKEIYIEEFPEDDPWTEEGNWEVPAQAEHGVSHDDKPHIEGDPGSHPSRL; the protein is encoded by the coding sequence TTGTCCAGTCATTTCAGAGAAATCATCGATAAACCCACTTTTTTTGGTTCACTGGCGCTGCTGTTGGCAGTAACAATCCCACTGGTGCTGTTCCCCGAAGTTGGCGCCGCCTGGGTTTTAGCTGCTAAAGGTTTCGTTACTGACAAGCTGGGGGTTTTCTATCTGGCACTGGGTGTCGGGGCAATTCTCTTTATGGTCTATATCGTGTTTAGTGATATCGGCCAGATCAAGCTGGGAACACCTGAAGAAAACCCTGAGTTCTCCACCATATCCTGGGCATCAATGCTGTTTTGCGCCGGCATCGGTGCATCGATTCTCTATTGGTCTATGGTCGAGTGGATCTACTATTACCAAACCCCACCTTTCCAGGTTGAAGGGGGCACCCCCGAAGCTGCGCGCTGGGCTGTTGCCTACGGTATTTTTCACTGGGGTCCGCTGGCGTGGTCCATCTACCTGATTCCCGCTCTGCCAATTGCCTACTTCTATTACGTTAGAAATCACAGCGTGCTGAAAATTAGTGAGGCACTGATGCCCGTTTTGGGGGAGCAGCGCGCCCAGGGCTGGATCGGTAAACTGATCGACGTGCTGTTTATCTTTGGCATGTTGGGCGGTGGCGCTACGACCCTGGGAATTGCCGCGCCGCTGATCACTCAGGGAGCTCATGAGCTCTTGGGTGTGCCCACTGGACTGGTGACCCAGGTTGTAGTGCTGATGATATGCACAGCAATCTTTGGTTATAGCGCTTTTGTTGGGCTCAAGAAGGGTATCCGTGCACTTTCCAGCCTGAATATGTGGTTGTCTATTGTACTGCTTCTGTTTGTTTTCCTTGTTGGCCCCACCTTATTTATGCTGAATACAGGTCTGGATGCCTTGGGTCGTGTCTTGGATAACATCTTCCATATGGCCGCCTGGACTGAGCCATTTGCAGAGTTTGAACAGTTCCCGGACACCCACTTCCCCCAGGACTGGACCATCTTCTACTGGGCATGGTGGTTGGTTTTCGCTCCCAGTGTCGGCTTGTTTATTGCACGCATCTCGCGGGGGAGAACCATCAAGACCATGGTGGTCGGCTCCATTTTCTATGGCACCTTAGGCTGTTTCCTGTTCTTTATGGTGCTGGGGAATTACGGCGTCTACTTACAGTTTTCCGGTGAGCTGGATGTGGTGGAGATGCTAAATGAGCAGGGCGCAACAGCCGCAATTTTTGCCACACTCAAGACTCTTCCCGGCAGTAAGCTGGTGATTCTGGTGTATACGGTGCTCGCCCTCATCTTTACTGCAACTACATTCGATTCCATCTCATACATTCTTGCTGCTGTTGTGCAGAAAGAGGTTGATGAAGAGCCGGCTAGATGGAACCGCCTGTTCTGGGCATTTGCGCTTTCACTGATGCCGATAACGCTGCTGTTTTTGGGCGGCCTGGATACGCTGCAAACTGCCAGCGTGATCGGTGGAGTGCCGCTTTTAGTTGTTGCTTTGCTGCTGTGTATATCGATTGTGAAAGCCGCTCACTATGACCTGCGCTACCAGCCGAGCTACGAAGAGAAGGAAATCTATATTGAAGAGTTTCCAGAGGATGATCCGTGGACAGAAGAGGGGAATTGGGAGGTTCCGGCCCAGGCAGAGCACGGCGTATCCCACGATGACAAACCCCATATAGAAGGCGATCCGGGAAGCCATCCGTCTCGACTTTAA
- a CDS encoding DNA-binding protein has protein sequence MARTGVTYLDIFEAAKAIKARGEEPTVDRVRAHLGTGSKSTIAPLLKRWKNESSSSTDISGLPKDLVEALKGLHQRIQGDADQRVEQLQQEFEAKDLEITERLNEAQETSSKQAALIRELEQKLSASESEKRRLKVTLGEAQSELEKSEFQLGQASVRIEEQKASIEEMKQENRNVREHFEHFQQRTATDRQHERDQFRSSSEQLKGQVASLTEQLGLAEQRISEQDLLNKQGQALITELNREKQGLRENIGAAQAEAANYKRQAEEQAASAELQSSEITRLQDEVTRLQSSGVGKAKEIQLQQVSLERLDAELVATKDRLETLSDENRILLQEKAMLQGQFAQLEKSLGKQ, from the coding sequence ATGGCGCGCACAGGGGTCACCTATCTGGACATTTTTGAAGCAGCAAAGGCGATTAAGGCCCGGGGGGAGGAGCCGACAGTTGATAGAGTGCGCGCTCACTTGGGGACTGGGAGTAAAAGTACAATTGCGCCGCTTCTAAAGCGGTGGAAAAACGAGAGTTCCAGTAGCACTGATATCAGCGGCTTGCCTAAAGATTTGGTGGAGGCACTGAAAGGACTTCATCAGCGTATCCAGGGCGATGCGGACCAAAGAGTGGAGCAGCTTCAGCAGGAATTTGAAGCGAAAGATCTGGAGATAACAGAGAGGCTAAACGAAGCTCAAGAGACCAGTAGCAAGCAAGCCGCATTGATTCGCGAGCTGGAGCAGAAGCTTTCAGCTTCTGAAAGTGAGAAGCGCCGCCTCAAAGTTACCCTGGGTGAAGCTCAGTCAGAACTGGAAAAAAGTGAGTTTCAATTGGGGCAGGCCTCGGTTCGAATTGAGGAGCAGAAGGCCTCAATTGAAGAGATGAAGCAGGAGAATCGCAATGTACGCGAGCACTTTGAGCACTTCCAGCAACGAACGGCTACAGACCGGCAGCACGAGCGAGATCAGTTTCGATCTTCCAGTGAGCAGCTTAAGGGGCAGGTGGCCTCACTGACGGAGCAACTTGGGCTGGCGGAACAGAGGATTTCGGAGCAGGATCTCCTGAATAAACAAGGGCAGGCATTAATTACTGAACTCAATCGGGAAAAGCAGGGGTTGCGTGAAAATATAGGCGCCGCTCAAGCCGAAGCAGCAAACTACAAGCGGCAGGCTGAAGAGCAGGCAGCAAGCGCTGAACTCCAATCTTCTGAAATTACACGATTACAGGATGAGGTTACCCGCCTCCAGAGCAGCGGTGTAGGAAAAGCTAAAGAGATTCAACTTCAGCAAGTATCTTTGGAAAGACTGGATGCGGAACTGGTTGCTACAAAAGACCGGCTAGAGACCTTGTCAGACGAGAATCGTATCCTTCTACAGGAGAAGGCAATGCTGCAAGGACAGTTTGCTCAACTGGAAAAATCTTTGGGTAAGCAGTAG
- a CDS encoding site-specific integrase, whose protein sequence is MTKQPLASTKIQPQSPLSSTPTGGGALLTEDDIQKYLRAATSDSTRKAYRSAIRQFEKWGGRLPTDSHSLVSYLLSRAEQLNPRTLDLHLTAIGQWHLYQGIANPVAEPLVQKTMRGIRRTHGKPKQKAKALSLEHIATLTRQLRSQPDSKKKARDLALVLVGFFGAFRRSELVAIQVEDLIWEEEGLIIRLQKSKTDQSGQGMMRALPYGTPEICPARALKSWLDVSGTRAGPVFRSVNRWDMVQSRQLNPTAINDLLKNLGEACGFDFVAELSSHSFRRGLSTSAAREKVGFELIKKQGGWKSDATVWEYIEEGQQFTDNASAILMKKMSELLT, encoded by the coding sequence ATGACAAAGCAGCCTCTAGCCTCAACCAAAATCCAGCCTCAATCCCCGCTCAGCAGTACACCTACCGGGGGTGGAGCACTTCTGACTGAGGATGACATTCAGAAGTACCTGCGAGCAGCGACTTCAGACAGCACTCGCAAAGCCTATCGGTCTGCCATTCGCCAGTTCGAGAAATGGGGAGGTCGATTACCCACCGATAGCCATTCACTGGTTAGCTATCTATTGAGCCGGGCCGAGCAATTGAACCCACGCACCCTGGATTTGCACTTAACCGCCATAGGCCAGTGGCACCTCTATCAAGGCATTGCCAACCCAGTCGCTGAACCGCTGGTACAGAAAACCATGCGCGGTATTCGCCGCACCCACGGAAAGCCCAAGCAAAAAGCCAAGGCGCTGAGCCTCGAACACATTGCTACCCTCACCCGACAGTTACGCTCTCAGCCAGATTCCAAGAAGAAGGCCCGTGACTTGGCGTTGGTGCTGGTAGGTTTCTTCGGTGCCTTCCGGCGCAGTGAGCTGGTAGCGATCCAGGTTGAAGACCTGATATGGGAGGAGGAAGGTCTGATTATTCGCTTACAGAAATCAAAGACAGATCAAAGTGGCCAGGGAATGATGCGCGCCCTTCCCTACGGCACCCCTGAAATCTGCCCCGCACGAGCACTTAAGTCCTGGCTAGACGTCAGTGGCACTAGAGCTGGGCCAGTATTTCGGTCAGTCAATCGCTGGGATATGGTGCAAAGTCGACAGTTAAACCCCACAGCTATCAACGATCTACTGAAAAATCTCGGGGAAGCCTGCGGTTTTGACTTTGTTGCCGAGCTCAGCAGCCACAGCTTTCGCCGAGGCCTGTCTACTTCCGCTGCGCGAGAAAAAGTTGGCTTTGAGCTGATCAAGAAGCAAGGTGGCTGGAAGAGTGATGCCACTGTCTGGGAGTATATTGAGGAGGGGCAACAGTTTACCGACAATGCTTCCGCGATTTTAATGAAGAAGATGTCGGAATTGCTGACTTAG
- a CDS encoding low molecular weight protein tyrosine phosphatase family protein yields the protein MKDNLNLLFICSRNQWRSPTGEAIWRKRPGFKSRSAGTSPNARRTVGPADIRRADYIFIMEKKHKNRLLADFSRIMNYKQLYVLDIPDEYKYMDQELVDELQCKVAAILEGQTNS from the coding sequence GTGAAAGACAACTTGAACCTGCTGTTTATCTGTAGTCGCAATCAGTGGCGCAGCCCCACTGGCGAAGCAATTTGGAGAAAACGGCCTGGCTTTAAATCCCGCTCAGCAGGGACTAGCCCAAATGCTAGAAGAACTGTTGGGCCAGCGGATATTCGTCGGGCTGATTATATATTTATCATGGAAAAGAAGCATAAGAATAGGCTGTTAGCTGACTTCTCTCGCATAATGAATTATAAGCAGCTGTATGTATTAGACATTCCTGATGAATACAAATATATGGACCAAGAATTAGTGGATGAACTTCAGTGTAAGGTCGCAGCAATCCTGGAGGGGCAGACAAATTCTTAA
- a CDS encoding GNAT family N-acetyltransferase encodes MLPTIETERLKLVPPRIDCFSAYERFYTDEVASKMYGGPINKEQVWARLKADLGSWHLLGFGVWVIQLKSNNNYIGTCGFWQGKDWPRELTWWVIPEGRGRGIATEASKAALSYAYDEFKWDIVETYMNDENIAARALVEKLGGRKDRREMFNDGFSRDIYVLPKPD; translated from the coding sequence ATGTTACCAACTATAGAAACTGAACGGCTCAAATTAGTTCCACCAAGAATAGATTGCTTTAGTGCATATGAGAGGTTTTATACAGACGAAGTAGCATCAAAAATGTATGGCGGGCCTATAAATAAAGAACAAGTTTGGGCTAGATTGAAAGCCGATCTAGGATCATGGCATTTACTAGGCTTTGGAGTTTGGGTAATCCAGTTAAAATCCAATAATAACTATATAGGAACCTGTGGTTTTTGGCAGGGTAAAGATTGGCCTAGAGAACTGACTTGGTGGGTAATACCGGAAGGGCGAGGAAGAGGTATAGCAACAGAAGCATCTAAAGCAGCTTTATCGTACGCTTATGATGAGTTCAAATGGGATATAGTTGAAACTTATATGAACGATGAAAATATTGCTGCGCGTGCTTTAGTAGAAAAACTAGGTGGTAGAAAAGACAGGCGGGAAATGTTTAATGATGGATTTAGTAGAGATATCTATGTATTGCCCAAACCCGACTAA
- a CDS encoding NosD domain-containing protein codes for MNIILRRGKLKAGNAHMYLIKNQLSKGIFITFTGFVGAPIFGYADVQCGDVITTIETMDQDLIDCPADPAVTVQGPTGILFMNGHTIQCDLGDGTGILLEGTAGFVSGDGEVRQCTVGISVEGVGFHTVQEVFAFVNTNASIEVISDYNSVRFNDLQNSLFNGVNILGENNSLVNNVLFNFGGTGIYINGDSALVSGNAIDINGGDAGIILDVTNGSRIIQNEVVDAEDGIIMTASGQLNNVISSNVVSGSVNFDLLDQNADACTSSNVWFGNIVTTTDPACLE; via the coding sequence GTGAATATTATTTTAAGGCGGGGCAAATTAAAAGCAGGGAATGCACACATGTATCTTATCAAGAATCAATTATCAAAAGGAATCTTTATAACCTTTACCGGCTTTGTAGGCGCACCCATATTCGGTTATGCCGATGTCCAATGTGGCGACGTTATTACCACTATCGAAACAATGGATCAGGACCTTATTGACTGTCCAGCTGACCCAGCGGTTACTGTTCAGGGGCCCACAGGGATTTTATTCATGAATGGGCATACCATTCAATGTGATCTTGGTGATGGCACTGGGATACTTTTGGAGGGTACCGCGGGGTTTGTATCCGGTGATGGTGAGGTTAGACAATGTACCGTTGGCATATCTGTTGAGGGGGTAGGGTTCCATACTGTTCAGGAAGTATTTGCTTTTGTAAATACCAATGCAAGTATAGAGGTTATATCTGATTACAACTCCGTTCGCTTTAATGATCTACAAAATTCTTTATTCAACGGTGTGAATATACTGGGGGAGAATAACTCTCTGGTTAACAACGTATTATTCAACTTTGGAGGCACTGGTATCTATATAAATGGTGATAGCGCGTTAGTATCGGGGAATGCAATCGATATTAATGGAGGGGACGCAGGAATCATTCTTGATGTTACAAATGGCAGTCGCATTATTCAGAATGAAGTTGTCGATGCTGAAGATGGGATCATTATGACGGCGTCCGGCCAATTAAATAACGTGATCAGTTCTAATGTTGTTTCAGGAAGTGTCAATTTTGATCTTTTAGATCAAAATGCTGACGCCTGCACCTCTAGCAACGTTTGGTTTGGCAATATAGTAACCACCACGGATCCAGCTTGCCTTGAATGA
- a CDS encoding flavodoxin family protein — translation MSLNEKQVEECNSSQWDFSDLKALFLNCTLKPSPELSHTDGLINISKEIMERNKISVRVIRPVDHDIAFGVYPDMTEHGWESDEWPQIYSQVAEANILVITTPIWLGEKSSICTQTIERLYANSADLNSKGQYAYYGRVGGCLITGNEDGAKHCAMNILYSLQHLGYVIPPQADAAWVGEAGPGPSYLDPGSGGPQNDFTNRNTTFMTWNLMHMARMIKDAGGIPAHGNQRSAWDAGCKPDFPNPDYR, via the coding sequence ATGTCCCTTAATGAAAAGCAAGTTGAGGAGTGCAACTCCAGTCAGTGGGATTTCTCAGATCTGAAAGCTTTATTTCTCAACTGTACACTAAAGCCATCTCCTGAACTCTCTCACACTGACGGCCTAATCAATATATCCAAGGAGATTATGGAGAGGAACAAGATCTCTGTGCGAGTTATACGTCCGGTAGATCACGATATTGCCTTTGGTGTTTACCCTGATATGACCGAGCATGGCTGGGAGAGTGATGAGTGGCCACAAATCTATAGCCAGGTCGCAGAAGCTAACATCCTGGTCATCACCACTCCAATCTGGCTAGGTGAAAAATCTTCTATCTGCACCCAAACCATAGAAAGGCTCTATGCGAACTCAGCTGACCTCAATTCAAAAGGCCAGTACGCATACTATGGTCGAGTGGGAGGCTGTCTTATCACCGGTAATGAAGACGGTGCTAAACACTGCGCCATGAATATCCTCTACTCCCTGCAACACCTTGGCTATGTTATCCCGCCCCAAGCCGATGCTGCATGGGTGGGAGAAGCTGGCCCTGGCCCCTCATATCTGGACCCGGGTTCCGGCGGGCCGCAAAATGACTTTACCAATCGCAACACTACATTTATGACCTGGAACCTGATGCATATGGCGCGAATGATAAAAGATGCGGGAGGCATTCCCGCCCACGGGAACCAGCGCTCAGCCTGGGACGCTGGCTGCAAGCCCGACTTCCCCAACCCTGACTATCGATAG
- a CDS encoding SDR family NAD(P)-dependent oxidoreductase, producing the protein MPKPVCVVVGVGPGNGAAFARKFHQEGYQVALLARRDTYLIKLQAELADAKSYICDVTQPDQIIGTVGRIQRDMGAVKTLIYNAGSGHSCTIESLDIQDYETDWKINARGCALFCQLVAADMVKQQSGNIIVIGATASLRGGANFVSFASAKAAQRSLTQSVARYLWPKGIHVAYIIIGGPIGKGQTLGGASGRDQKAFLNAEDIADSAYFLTTQDHSAWTFELDLRPSIEKW; encoded by the coding sequence ATGCCTAAGCCCGTATGTGTTGTCGTTGGTGTAGGACCGGGAAATGGTGCAGCTTTTGCGCGTAAATTCCACCAAGAGGGATATCAAGTAGCTCTTCTCGCCAGGAGGGATACCTACCTTATTAAATTACAGGCAGAACTCGCTGATGCAAAGAGCTATATCTGCGATGTTACTCAACCTGACCAGATTATTGGTACCGTTGGACGTATTCAGCGAGATATGGGTGCTGTTAAAACTCTTATTTACAATGCAGGCTCAGGCCACTCATGCACTATTGAAAGTCTTGATATCCAAGACTACGAAACCGACTGGAAAATCAATGCCCGGGGGTGCGCGCTCTTCTGTCAGCTGGTGGCGGCCGATATGGTAAAGCAGCAGTCGGGAAATATTATCGTAATTGGAGCCACTGCATCTCTGAGAGGCGGTGCAAACTTTGTGTCCTTTGCCTCAGCCAAGGCTGCACAACGTAGCCTTACCCAATCAGTGGCGCGATATCTTTGGCCAAAGGGCATACACGTAGCCTATATCATCATCGGTGGCCCTATTGGAAAAGGCCAAACTCTAGGTGGCGCTTCAGGTAGAGATCAAAAGGCTTTTTTGAATGCCGAGGACATTGCGGATAGCGCATACTTTCTTACCACCCAGGATCATTCTGCCTGGACTTTCGAGCTAGACCTCAGACCATCAATTGAGAAGTGGTAA